Proteins found in one Misgurnus anguillicaudatus chromosome 3, ASM2758022v2, whole genome shotgun sequence genomic segment:
- the LOC129444009 gene encoding uncharacterized protein translates to MEKILPLKILAALALILLGSSVNEGRILTKCELKAELDLAFGVNMTANMTANMINNMTQCNMTVDLIAKLVCSLNRTSRFNTSVITTIQLSNSNQPQQKPIESNEDGSDEIPAPSNEDHSGEKHGGSNEGRQGERHGKSNVGRLVGKPKGRRSPRKPKGGKKQVPPTSSVVIHLLGIFQLSDRVACDSGSNQSLNICRMSCSALTDDDIMDDAECLETLITKISNTYVCANAPLYTT, encoded by the exons ATGGAGAAAATTCTCCCACTGAAGATATTGGCAGCTTTGGCTCTTATTCTGCTGGGGTCAAGTGTGAATGAGGGACGGATTTTGACTAAATGTGAGCTGAAGGCTGAGCTGGACTTAGCTTTCGGAGTAAATATGACCGCAAACATGACCGCAAACATGATCAACAATATGACTCAATGCAATATGACTGTGGACCTCATCGCCAAAC TTGTCTGTTCTTTGAACCGGACTTCAAGGTTCAACACCAGCGTTATCACCACCATCCAGTTATCAAATTCAAATCAGCCACAACAAAAACCAATTGAATCAAATGAGGACGGTTCAGATGAAATACCTGCTCCATCAAATGAGGACCATTCAGGTGAAAAACATGGTGGATCAAATGAGGGACGTCAAGGTGAAAGACATGGTAAATCAAACGTGGGCCGTCTAGTTGGAAAACCAAAGGGAAGAAGATCTCCCCGGAAACCAAAAGGAGGAAAAAAACAGGTCCCACCCACTAGCTCAGTTGTCATACACCTGTTAGGAATCTTCCAGCTGAGCGACCGTGTGGCCTGCGATTCTGGATCGAACCAAAGTCTGAACATTTGCCGCATGAGTTGCAGTG CTCTGACCGATGATGACATCATGGATGATGCTGAATGTCTGGAGACCCTGATCACAAAAATAAGCAATACGTACGTTTGCGCAAATGCTCCTCTTTACACCACATAA
- the LOC129444010 gene encoding uncharacterized protein, with amino-acid sequence MEKILPLKILAVLGLVLLGSSVNEGRIVTKCELKAELDAAFGVNMTANIIQNMTGCNTTRDLVAKLVCSVNRTSRFNTSVITTIQISNSEQPLPKPIESNVTRPGGRPAPSNVTRPGGKPAPSNVNKPGGKPAPSNVSKPGGKPAPSNVNKPGGKPAPSNVSHSGGKPAPSNVSHPDGRPAPSNVTRPGGKPAPSNVSHSGGKPAPSNVSHPDGRPAPSNVTRPGGKPAPSNVSHSGGKPAPSNVSHSGGKPAPSNVSHSGGKPAPSNVSHPDGKPAPSNVSHSGGKPAPSNVSHSGGKLAPSNVSHSGGKPAPSNVSHPDGKPAPSNVSNPGGKPRGRRSPSLIQGGVSPNVFHLLGIFQLNDRVACDSGSNQSLNICRMSCSALTDDDIKDDVGCLKTLITKISNHINDAPGSHLLPEKMDFSFAEECHSVVSSSYFADCA; translated from the exons ATGGAGAAAATTCTCCCACTAAAGATATTGGCAGTTTTGGGTCTTGTTCTGCTGGGGTCCAGTGTGAATGAAGGACGGATTGTGACTAAATGTGAGCTGAAGGCTGAGCTGGACGCAGCTTTTGGAGTAAATATGACCGCAAACATCATTCAAAATATGACTGGATGCAATACGACTCGGGACCTCGTCGCCAAAC TTGTTTGTTCTGTGAATCGAACTTCAAGGTTCAACACCAGCGTTATCACCACCATCCAGATATCAAATTCAGAGCAGCCACTCCCAAAACCAATTGAATCAAATGTGACCCGTCCAGGTGGAAGACCTGCTCCATCAAATGTGACCCGTCCAGGTGGAAAACCTGCTCCATCAAATGTGAACAAACCAGGTGGAAAACCTGCTCCATCAAATGTGAGCAAACCCGGTGGAAAACCTGCTCCATCAAATGTGAACAAACCAGGTGGAAAACCTGCTCCATCAAATGTGAGCCACTCAGGTGGAAAACCTGCTCCATCAAATGTGAGCCATCCAGATGGAAGACCTGCTCCATCAAATGTGACCCGTCCAGGTGGAAAACCTGCTCCATCAAATGTGAGCCACTCAGGTGGAAAACCTGCTCCATCAAATGTGAGCCATCCAGATGGAAGACCTGCTCCATCAAATGTGACCCGTCCAGGTGGAAAACCTGCTCCATCAAATGTGAGCCACTCAGGTGGAAAACCTGCTCCATCAAATGTGAGCCACTCAGGTGGAAAACCTGCTCCATCAAATGTGAGCCACTCAGGTGGAAAACCTGCTCCATCAAATGTGAGCCATCCAGATGGAAAACCTGCTCCATCAAATGTGAGCCACTCAGGTGGAAAACCTGCTCCATCAAATGTGAGCCACTCAGGTGGAAAACTTGCTCCATCAAATGTGAGCCACTCAGGTGGAAAACCTGCTCCATCAAATGTGAGCCATCCAGATGGAAAACCTGCTCCATCAAATGTGAGCAACCCAGGTGGAAAACCAAGGGGAAGAAGATCTCCTTCCCTGATACAAGGAGGTGTTTCACCTAATGTGTTTCACCTGTTGGGAATCTTCCAGCTGAACGACCGCGTGGCCTGCGATTCTGGATCAAACCAAAGTCTGAACATCTGCCGCATGAGTTGCAGTG CTCTGACCGATGATGACATCAAGGACGATGTTGGCTGTCTGAAGACCCTGATCACAAAAATAAGCAATCA CATAAATGATGCTCCAGGCTCCCATCTTCTTCCAGAAAA GATGGACTTCTCATTTGCGGAGGAGTGTCACTCCGTGGTTTCCTCGAGTTACTTTGCTGACTGTGCCTAA